CCGCTTTGTTGTTTTCTTTTTTGTTTTATTGTTTATCCTTATAAAACCTTCTTACTTGAAAAACAGGTTTTTCCTAAGTACTTTTATATGGCTAGCTCTGGACTTTATCGGAGTAAATGCCTCAGGGAACTATTTTGGTCACCAGTTTCGGCAGATACAGCCGGCATTATCCATAGCATCAGGGGTTATAATAGCTTATTTATTTGAAGAATTCAAAAGCCTTAACCAGAAAGTCCTGCGAATTAAAAAAATATTGCTGGTATTATTGTTTATAATTATTTCTATTCCTTATACAGAATTGCTTTCAGGGGAAATAGGATTTAAAAATGAAGATAAAAAAATGGGATACTGGCTAAAAAATCATACCAGTAAAAATGATTATATATTTTTTATCGGCTATGGAGGAAATCCTTCCCTCTCTTATTCAGAAAGAATTTCATCAAGCAGATATTTTAATTATATGTTTATAACCTCTGACAAAGAAAAGTCAATTGTTTTAAACGACTTAAATGCTAAAACACCAAAATTCATAATATGGCATAAGGGATTCAACACAAGATGGGATGAAATAGATGATTATGTATTAAAAAACTATAATTTTAAATGTAGTTTTGAAAATTACGACATATATATTTTAAAAAGAATAAAACAAGCTTCACAGGATGAATAAGCTCAGGAACTTCGCATATTTTCCTTTATTAATTTTAGTTTTAATATGCCAAACTATAAATTACCCGCTGCATTGGTCTTCAAATAAAGGAAATTAAAGCAAATAAAAAATCCGGGCTTGATTTTCGAATGCTCCCCAGGGAATATACTTTGCTGAAATAAAAATGATTCATTACAGAAACATACAAAAAATCATTATTAAGTAACTTCTTTGTTATAGAGTCTCATCATAATAACAATTCCTGATAAATTACGTATAAAGCAGGTAATGTATTAATAATTATTTTACAACGATTATTAATTGTTTTTTTTATTATTTTTTTATATATTTGTATTTATCTTTTAAATTAAGTAAACTCATTTTATTAATTGAATTTAAACTAATTATCATAAATGTTTTGAAACAACACCTGCTTGAATCCCTTTTGCAAACATATAGGCATCAAAATACAATCACAACAATTTTCTGTTAAGGTGTTAAAAAGAATACTAACCTTCTCTTTGGCCTTATTATTAGTTCTTTTATTTCCTGTCGTATTATTTTCTCAGAATAATGAAGAAAGTTCGGAAACAGAAAAGAAAAAAGTCGCATTCGATGAGTGGAAAGAAATCGGCCGTCTTAGGGGAAAATTTAACAAAAACAAATACGGCAGCATATACGTAATGGGCTTGTTTGACGGCAGGTTTATCGGGCCAAACGAGAAAGACAATTATGGAATCAGATCGTTTACTACAGCTTATGATTACCTGATATTCGGCAACAGTTTATTATCCATGCTTATCAATATGGGTTACACAGCTGAAAAAATTAATTTTATTTCAAGTAAAGCCGTTAAAGATTATAGTCCATATAAACTGGGGTGCATCATGCACTATTCCATTACAGGAGAAAAATATCGTATTGATTCAGTTTATAATAGGGCAATAGGGAAAAAAGTGCCTATTGACAAACCTTTTACTTCTTCGATGCCACGACTAATAATAGATTCCGCACATGTGGAAGCAGAACTCGCGGGGTTTTACGTAAAAAGAAAAGAAAACAGAAAAAATGTTTATGACACCATACTTCTTCCTCATTTAGAAGGTACAGGGTCATGGAAAGATGCTAATAATTTCGACCTTGTTTATGAATGGTTCGAAACATTTTTTCAACAATATAGCTACCGCATTGATATCAACAAAAGACAATTCTCTGAGAAAACCCCACCACAAATAAGATTAGCCATAATCCAGCGCTTTAACACTAAAAAATACCTTGAGCAAACACAGATGAGCGAAGAACAACTCATCAGAATAACTGATTTATACACCAATAGTATATTCGACCTGCTTAGTTTGCCTAATGGACAGGTGGTGAGGATGGGGAAATTTGAATTGTTCCGATATTTTAATGACGTTTACTGGCGTGATGTCAATGAAAGAATAGTTATGAAAGGAAAAGCCCTCAACGAATTGGGTCAACAAATATCTTATACAAATATATGGAACCCGGGTGACGGCAAAAACCCAGTCTGGCATTGTGCTTTTCAGTACGATAAGGATAATGAAAAGAACCCTGCAAGCGAATTGGTTAACTTTGTTATGCTCCCGTACGGCACTAAGGGAAGAAGCATGCCCACCGTAATACCTAACGATTTGCCGTATTTTTCTCAATTTGAAGGCGTGGTAATATGGAAAGAAGGTGTTAGCAAACAAGGTTACTCCAACAAGGATGATATTTGGATAAACACTTTAAATGGAAGGATGATAAACCGCTCGTTTTATTGCTACTATTATGAACCCGGACTTCTGCCATTGAATGATGATGGAACCGTGGATGGAATTTATAAAATTTATGTATGGAAAGACACAAAAGAGTATTGGGCATACATTTTTTGCGGGAAACATGCAGCAGTTAGAGGTGGTAAACCAGGTAAATCATTTGTTGACCAGGTGGAAAGTTTTAAGAAAAATTATAACTTCTCTGACTATTGGTATTTTAGCAGAGAACTGGATTTCCACAAAGATGTTGTAAATAATTATGCTGCGTTTCTTAAAAATCTTGAAAGTCTCGAGAAAAACGAAATGGGTATTGTTGGAAAAACTCTGCTAAAAATACATATACCTATTGTTACTGAGAATGAAAAAAATCCAAAAAAATCAAAAACAGACAGCCATTACCTTTTATTAAATACTAAAAACAGAGGGGTGTTGTATCCTGAAAAAATAAACTTTGCATGGCGTTTTGAAACAACTGACGACTATCAGGATAATATTTTAGTAAAAATAAAATCAGTGATAATAATTATCGGGGGTGATGATATACCCATACTTGATTTTGAAGATTTCTTAAAATCAACAAAATATACAGCATCCGAGATAAGGCAAGCCAACAAATCATACAAATATTATCTCGAAGACAACATCGTTGAAGATACGACTGTTAATCTGAACATCGTATTTAACAACAGCATATATAATTTAGGAAACTCAGATGAAACCAGTAAACTAATTCAGATGATTCGGGAAGACCTTGCTACAGTTCGCTATCAGATACCTAAAGTCGAACATAACCTTGAAGAATGGCAGGATAAGAATTACGATAAAATAAATGAACTGAAATACACCATAAAAAAACTGGAAAACAGCAAAAAAACAAAAAAAGATATATATAAGAAAACTAAAAAAGAATATGAGAAATACAAGTTGGCAGAAGATAAAAAAATATTCCAGTTTGAAAAATTAGTTGCAAAAGAAGAGATGTTGTCAGAGTTATTAAAAACCTGCAATGAGCGACTAGAAACGAACCTTGATAATGACCTTAAAATAATAATATCAAGAATTAGTTTTCTGGAAGGGGAAAAGAAAAAGTATGAAATACAACTCAATCAACTGAAAGTCGAGAAAAAAACAGGTACAGAACATTATCTTCAGGTGCAAACTTCTATAAATAACAAAAAAGAAGAACTTTCAGAGGCTCAGGACAAAAAAGAATATATCAAGCGCTTAATTCAAGGCCATAAAAGAGCACAGGCAGAGGATAGATAGTTATGCGATTTTTTTTCAGAAATTATTACTTTACTTTTCTGCGTTTGTGGACAAATCTTATTGAATTTTCAATAATAAAAATGGAAATTATTGCAACAATAACATAAAAAATTAATGGATTTTGTATTTGTATAGGAATTTTCATATAGTCCATATGGGTAAAAGCACTCTGAAGCCAAACCGGAAATTGAAATAGTAGTCCATCACCGGATATAAAAGCAAAAACTATTGCCGGTATCATTAATGCAGACATTATAAGAGCATAAACTAAAAATACCCTTCGACTTTTTTTCTTGTGCAAAGCTATTTTTCGGTGAAGCTCTATAGCGTACATCACATTGCTTTTAAGTGTGGTTGGCGCTTTTATAACATTATTGTTTTGCATCAGGGCATTCAGAGAACGGTATGATTTAAGCAAATGCCTGCAGGCCTCACACTCCTCAAGGTGCATTCCTGCAGCGGCAAGCTCTGTGCCTGAGAGCAGATTGTCAGCATATGCAATTATGATATTCTCATCCAGGTGTTTCATAATATGGTATATAAATTTTCTTTGAGTTCATTTTGTAAAACTTCCGCCATCTTTTTCCTTGCTCTGAACAGTTTCACCTTGGTATTGGAAATGCTCAGGTTAAAAACAGCAGCAATATCTTCTACGGATTGCCCTTCCATATAAAACAAGCTTACCATGGCCGTTTCATCTTC
The sequence above is a segment of the Bacteroidales bacterium genome. Coding sequences within it:
- a CDS encoding zf-HC2 domain-containing protein, translating into MKHLDENIIIAYADNLLSGTELAAAGMHLEECEACRHLLKSYRSLNALMQNNNVIKAPTTLKSNVMYAIELHRKIALHKKKSRRVFLVYALIMSALMIPAIVFAFISGDGLLFQFPVWLQSAFTHMDYMKIPIQIQNPLIFYVIVAIISIFIIENSIRFVHKRRKVK